A region of Candidatus Megaera polyxenophila DNA encodes the following proteins:
- a CDS encoding glycerol-3-phosphate dehydrogenase (NAD(P)+), which produces MYNFKKFAVVGSGSWGSAIAAHLARIHESVVIYSDSKEIADEINNKKTNTRYLEAVTLPANLVATDKIAEITNSEVIFIVVPSHAFGNVLEEMKKHYVPLTTVFVIATKGVSSNPLELLSDRFKGHFDNSFAFFSGPNFAKEVALGKFSSATVSSPDLGLANNLAKKLSTPSFEISTTEDIITVQISSLVKNMVAIKSGILEASGAGENARAWLITRALQEVLHISSIIGGKQETLLEPAVVGDLILTSYSKTSRNTKFGFELHQNNYSKDFISSYSTLVEGLEATKLIKPFLLKYNIKLSDLPIINSVVEAVQRVKS; this is translated from the coding sequence ATGTACAATTTTAAGAAATTTGCCGTTGTCGGTAGTGGTAGTTGGGGTAGTGCAATTGCTGCCCATTTAGCAAGAATACATGAGTCAGTCGTTATATATTCAGATTCAAAAGAAATAGCAGATGAGATAAATAACAAAAAAACTAATACCAGATATCTTGAAGCTGTTACTTTACCAGCTAATTTAGTAGCAACGGATAAAATAGCAGAAATTACGAATTCTGAGGTAATATTTATTGTAGTGCCATCGCACGCATTCGGAAATGTGTTAGAAGAAATGAAAAAGCATTATGTTCCATTAACTACTGTTTTTGTGATAGCAACCAAGGGGGTTTCTTCAAATCCGCTAGAATTGCTTTCCGACCGGTTTAAAGGACATTTTGATAATTCTTTTGCTTTTTTTTCCGGTCCCAACTTTGCTAAAGAAGTAGCATTGGGAAAATTTAGCAGTGCGACAGTTTCTTCTCCTGATCTAGGCCTTGCAAATAACTTAGCTAAAAAATTATCTACACCGAGTTTTGAAATTTCTACTACAGAAGATATTATAACTGTCCAGATATCTTCCCTAGTTAAAAATATGGTAGCAATAAAAAGCGGCATTCTGGAAGCAAGTGGAGCTGGAGAAAATGCTAGGGCTTGGCTTATTACTAGAGCTTTACAGGAGGTATTGCATATTTCTTCTATAATTGGGGGAAAACAGGAAACTCTCCTCGAGCCAGCGGTAGTAGGTGATTTGATTTTAACAAGTTATTCTAAGACTTCTCGAAATACGAAATTTGGATTTGAACTTCATCAAAATAATTATTCTAAAGATTTTATTTCTTCTTATTCAACTTTGGTTGAAGGGCTTGAGGCTACAAAATTAATAAAACCATTTCTTTTAAAATATAATATCAAATTATCAGATTTGCCTATAATCAATTCTGTAGTAGAGGCAGTACAAAGAGTAAAGAGTTAG